The sequence AAGAGGTCAAGATAACCAAGAGACTAAAAACTATAGTGCAAGCTGTCAAAGTGAAGAGTACAATCTCATTTGTGTAGGTATCAGAACAAGAGAGAGCCAGCAGTGGGGGGATGTCACAGAAAAAGTGATTAACCACATTGGAATGACAGAAGGGGAGGTGGAATGTGAAGGCAACATGGATGGAAGATTGCAGGAGTCCACAGACGTAGGAACCAGTGACCAGTAGAGCACACACAGTACTTGTCATGATGGTGGTGTAATGTAGGGGTATACACACTGCTGCGTGGCGGTCAAAGGCCATTGAGGCCAGGAGAAAACTTTCAGTGGTGGCAAAGGCTGCAAAGAAGAACACTTGGGCACCACACGCCTTGTAGAAGATGATCTTATCTCCTGTGAGAAACCCCACCATCACCTTGGGTGTGACTGTCGAGGCATAAACACAGTCCACCAGGGAAAGGtcactgaggaaaaagtacatgggggtgtggagatgAGAGTCTAACAGAATCAACACGATCATCCCCAGATTCCCAGCCaaagtgatgaagtaaatgagtgtgaagattaaaaataaagggaTCTGCAGTTCTAGGGCGTCTGTTAACCCCACAAGAATGAACTCAGTCACCTCTGAGATGTTCTCCATCAAAGTTATTGGCAAATCATCGTGTGAGGCACCTatggcaagatgagaaagcacaAGATAATGAGAATTGAAGTGGCCAGAGTCCCTTGCTCACATGCACCTGTTTCCTGTCCAGGGCAGGATCTTGTGTGCAAGAAGCTGGGCTGAATTCTGGGCCGGGTTGTGGTGAGTAAGATCGTTCATCTGGAAGTTGCATGGAAAGGCTTTAGAATGTCTCTGCTGACCATGGTTGCCACAGGGATGCAGATTATGACTTTGGCGGCACATTCCACCTTATTTGGTATATGACATACTTGGCAGTACCCATTACTCTGTACCAGAAGCACACTTTTTCACTATTTGCCATGTCTTGCAAGTATTCTTATTCATTGAAATATTGTATTTCTTGTTGATATATAGAAAGCGAAATTCACAGAAAGTAAAATATAGGAAATATTTTGCCTGTCACTTATGTAGGATGTTGACTAGCCCTGCCAAACACATTTCCCATCTTTTAGGGCCCCTCACCACCTTGTGCATGATAGCTGAAGATACACAGTGACTCGTGGCCCTGATTTAGGGACACACACACTTTTGTTCCTTATCTGTGAAGGTCATTAATTGGGTGCTTCACTTGACCATTGAGCCCTGAAGGAAGCTTAGCAATCTCTTGCACACCCTTAGTGGTGTGTTGGCCTTTTGCAGTAAGCCTAAACATAAATGAGTAGCTTTGCAAAAGCTGgaggcaaaattttatttttctcataggctgatattttcaatctcccaGCATTACATATGCTTTATTTATGAACAAGGGGAGCAGGGGCAAAAGAGTTGGTATTTTATTTCCCTAGAGACTAGCATgggacaggagtccctgggtagtgcaaactatttacacacttggctgctaactgaaaagttggaggtacaagtccccccagaggcacctcagaagaaaggcctgaagatttacttctgaaaaataggccattgaaaatcctacagtgTACAagtctaatctgacacacatgaggttgctacaAGTTGGTGCTAACTCATTGACAACCGGTTTTTAGAGGCTCTGTGTCCCCAACCAAGCCACAGGCCTCCTGCCATGTCACAGCGGGTGTCTGTTGTGCTCACCTCCAGGGACTGCTCAGTTGACAGTCTATTGTGTCTGCCGTGATTATAGCATGAGAGGCCATCTCAACACAAAAGCCATTCCTGGTTCTTGAATGTTcgatctttcctttctccttgagTAACAACCCTTCATATTCAAGGTAAGATATATTTAAGAATAGCCTTGTGGGAAAAACCTATATACAAACAGGTATGTTAATCATAATATATTGCCTCAGTAGAGGCGTGCTCAGGGTGCTTTGAGCAGAAAGGATGTACTTTTAGCCTAATTTAGGGGCTCAAGAAGACTTTCTGGAAATGATAATTTCTGAGCTATGGTCtgaaaactgaagaaataatgatGATTACTTATTATAATAGTAAAGACTTTAtaaagcacttactatgtgctaggaaaCTGCTCTAAGTTGTTCACATATATTAACTTATAAATACATTTAGCAATTCTTAGGCATGTACTATTATTCCCCATTTTGCTTAgaagggaaactgaggtttaaagaGGGAAATTACTTCCTCAAGTAATAAAGCTATTGGTTGAAATGGGATTTGAACCCGTGAAGCATGATCTAAAACTTTTCTCAAAACAGTGGATCAAGCTATttaacttttctttgtttcctcatctttcaAATGGGAACGATAACAGTATTAACGTTTTAACATGAACGAATGCATTACTCAATAGCAAGTACTCACCAGCTTATTATTATTTCagtgtataactgccccatagggtttccaagcagtggctggtggattcgaactgctgaccttttggttagcagtgaaacaCTTAACaaatgtgccaccaggaccccatgTATAATACAAGGATATATGTTTTCCGATTGTGCAAATAAGTGTTACTCACGGATTAGCAACTTTGGTGAGATATGGCCTTAGAAATATTATGTTCACATCTTGAATCACAGTTTCATTATCTGTGAAATATTAAGTTCATTTAATACCGGTGTATGTATTTTCATACTGTGGAAAAgattaaattatggtattggaagatataaaagatataaaaatcctaacacaatgcctggcatacaaAATACATTAAGCACTAgttacctttctttttttcatgttttcctcCTAGATGGTTTTGCAAATATGCCAACTATGAACCAGGACCTTGTATTACAAAATGAATATCATAATTCCTGACATTTTAACAAGGGTAGAGACAACCAGCTCTTTATTCCTCCAAAAGTGATAAGTGCtataataaaattatctctaacgTGTTAGGAAATCATCATGGGAGTGCCAAGAGTTTGCCAGAACATACTACCTACCATAAAGTTACTTCTTGGCTCATTATTTGTCAGAGGTCTATGCTTGTTAGAATATCCAGATTGGGTCCAAACACCTAAACACATGTGTCTGTTTACACTTccttttaaaaaagttaatttcTGTATCATGCTGATACACCAGGAGTGGCCAGTATATTCCTTATTTATACTTCTACAGGAAAAGAGGCACAAAAAGACTCCTGTAAATCCAGGAATTCAGAGGTGGAGAGATGACCATGGGACAGCACTACAAAGCACGAGACCAAGTTTAATCCTAATTCTATTGATAACCAGCTGGATATAGGTGTGCCACTGACCCCGATCTCCTCAACTCACACAATAAAATACTTTCTTCAACTCCCTGATAGGGTGTTGTCATGCTCTGATAACTCAGTACCCTTATGACAATTAATATGAAAGTTATTTGAAAAGCATAAAACTATAACAATTTTTTTGATCCAGGCAACCTGAGCCATCCTTTAGTGGTTACTGCAGGATATTCAGCCAGCAGCATTGAAAGTCCATACTTTGATGTTACCAAAGAAAATTGCTCAAAAATTGAGATCACCAAAAAGATGTTGGCAGTGTTGTAACTTCTGAATTCAGAAAGGGAGTTGTGATATTTGCCCtactactcttaaaaaaaaagaaaaagaaaaaaccacacctgttgctattgagtcgattccaactcctagagaccctacaggacagagtagaactgcccaatagggtttccagtgagtggctggtggatttgaactgacaaacttgtggttagcagccgagctctttatcactgtaccaccaggactccactacTCTTATAGCATGTTTTACATTGAATGCAATTAGGAGGCATTGTCTTCCTGCCTTTGAGTAAAATCTCCTTCCATTTCAACCATTTATATGAGGACACGTGATAGCAATGAGCATGTAAATCTGGGTGAGAGAGAGCAGCTTGTTGGAGTGGAAAGAGCAATGGACTAGGAGTGAGGGGACAACAGTTGTTGTCCTTGGTCTAGCCATTTaactttcaatttcctcatttgtaaaacaaaatgaTGCAATCTTCTAGAATCCCTTGAACTGTATTT comes from Elephas maximus indicus isolate mEleMax1 chromosome 7, mEleMax1 primary haplotype, whole genome shotgun sequence and encodes:
- the LOC126080851 gene encoding olfactory receptor 5B12-like: MENISEVTEFILVGLTDALELQIPLFLIFTLIYFITLAGNLGMIVLILLDSHLHTPMYFFLSDLSLVDCVYASTVTPKVMVGFLTGDKIIFYKACGAQVFFFAAFATTESFLLASMAFDRHAAVCIPLHYTTIMTSTVCALLVTGSYVCGLLQSSIHVAFTFHLPFCHSNVVNHFFCDIPPLLALSCSDTYTNEIVLFTLTACTIVFSLLVILTSYLLIFIAILRMHSAEGRKKAFSTCASHLTTVSILHGTIIFMYLQPSSSHSMDTDKMASVFYTMITPMLNPLVYSLRNKDVKNAFKKIVEEAKLSVGLNF